The Bacteroidota bacterium genome has a window encoding:
- a CDS encoding universal stress protein yields MEAKRHTILVPTDFSEISRNAIFYAYVLAKKEGNTVTLLHIIKDESEMDKASQQIEQLAKAGSSQYNIETDFLVRKGSIFSTIGEVSKELKAELVLMGTHGRTTMQKLTGSWALKVVVSSKAPVVVVKNPPTDKGFEKIVFPIDFTKECREKLFWAHYLYKLYNSKIFILKENVSDVGFMKGIRTNIAFTKEYFEKYGIKYEIKQAEGNKSFADETLDYASEIEADLILIMTTKKINFIDYILAAPEQHIIDNAAKIPVMCVNPAVATIDSFSFPGMGI; encoded by the coding sequence ATGGAAGCAAAAAGGCACACAATTTTAGTTCCAACCGATTTTAGCGAGATTTCACGCAATGCAATTTTCTATGCTTATGTCCTGGCCAAAAAAGAAGGAAATACGGTTACCTTATTGCATATCATCAAGGATGAATCGGAAATGGACAAAGCCAGTCAGCAAATTGAGCAATTGGCCAAAGCAGGATCTTCTCAGTACAATATTGAAACTGATTTCCTGGTTAGAAAAGGCTCCATTTTTTCTACGATTGGAGAAGTCAGTAAAGAATTAAAGGCAGAACTGGTTTTAATGGGTACCCATGGAAGAACCACCATGCAGAAACTTACAGGAAGCTGGGCCTTGAAAGTAGTGGTTTCCTCAAAGGCTCCCGTTGTCGTTGTCAAAAATCCCCCTACAGATAAGGGATTTGAGAAAATCGTTTTCCCCATTGATTTTACCAAAGAATGCAGGGAAAAATTATTTTGGGCTCATTATTTATATAAACTCTATAATTCGAAAATATTCATTTTGAAAGAAAATGTGAGCGATGTGGGATTTATGAAAGGAATACGGACCAACATAGCATTCACCAAAGAATATTTTGAAAAATACGGTATTAAATATGAAATAAAACAGGCTGAAGGGAATAAAAGTTTTGCAGATGAAACACTTGATTATGCCAGTGAAATTGAAGCAGATCTCATTTTAATCATGACCACCAAGAAAATTAATTTTATTGACTATATACTTGCAGCCCCTGAACAGCATATTATCGATAATGCGGCTAAAATCCCGGTTATGTGCGTCAACCCGGCTGTAGCTACAATTGATTCATTCAGTTTCCCGGGTATGGGTATTTAA